In the Sphingobacteriaceae bacterium genome, one interval contains:
- a CDS encoding spore coat protein, translated as MMRDWSSLMDALETERHIAGLCTAALGRTVHGELRAQLLMCHQEAVDGAGRLLEVMCRQGGLQPMPLSPEQRQALAGQFRRPR; from the coding sequence TTGATGCGGGACTGGAGTTCCTTGATGGATGCCTTGGAGACGGAGCGCCACATCGCCGGGCTGTGCACCGCCGCCCTGGGCCGGACGGTCCACGGGGAACTGCGGGCCCAACTGCTCATGTGCCACCAGGAGGCGGTGGATGGGGCGGGCCGCCTGCTGGAGGTCATGTGCCGGCAGGGCGGGCTCCAGCCCATGCCCTTGTCCCCCGAGCAGCGGCAGGCCCTGGCGGGGCAATTCCGCCGGCCCCGCTGA